In one Lycium barbarum isolate Lr01 chromosome 7, ASM1917538v2, whole genome shotgun sequence genomic region, the following are encoded:
- the LOC132602744 gene encoding uncharacterized protein LOC132602744, translated as MGRLDDIVRQWIYGTISNDLLNTIIHQEDTAAEAWNRLVHLFQDNKSARALALDTKFTNTKLVDFSNVKAYCTRLKALADNLANVSHKVSDEQLVLLLLRGLSEEYKTFQTTVQHRTSLPYFDIVRSMLELEEDSDGEDTIHDSGSNAALVSHNVNPHNFSSNGHSNNSENGSNNRGNSHNRGKKNNRGRCGENRNSHRDGAGNGQSSSGGSRHTA; from the coding sequence ATGGGAAGGCTAGATGACATTGTTCGTCAATGGATATATGGTACCATATCGAATGATCTTCTCAACACGATCATTCATCAAGAGGACACTGCAGCCGAGGCATGGAATCGTCTTGTTCATCTCTTTCAGGACAACAAATCGGCTAGGGCTCTTGCTCTTGATACAAAATTCACCAAcaccaaattggtggattttTCGAATGTGAAAGCATACTGCACCAGGCTAAAGGCTCTTGCAGATAATCTCGCAAACGTCAGCCACAAAGTTTCCGACGAACAACTTGTGCTTCTTCTTCTGCGTGGATTATCGGAGGAATATAAAACCTTTCAAACGACGGTACAACACCGTACTTCTCTCCCATATTTTGACATTGTTCGGTCGATGCTTGAACTTGAGGAAGACAGCGATGGAGAGGACACCATCCACGACTCCGGGTCGAATGCTGCTCTCGTTTCCCACAATGTTAATCCTCATAATTTTTCTAGTAATGGGCACTCCAACAATTCTGAGAATGGTTCTAATAATCGAGGAAATTCTCACAATCGCGGAAAGAAGAACAACCGCGGTCGCTGCGGCGAAAACCGCAACAGCCATCGCGATGGCGCAGGAAACGGGCAGAGCAGCAGCGGGGGCAGCCGACACACTGCCTAG